The Desulfatibacillum aliphaticivorans DSM 15576 region GGAACCGAGGTGACGCTGACCGCTGATGAGGTCTCGCCCTGGAATTTCAAGGAATGGACCGGCGCGGCTGCGGGTTCGAATAGGGAGGTGGACGTTACCGTGAGCGGAGATTGCTCGGAGGCCGTAGCCCACTTTGTTATGCCCGTCCTGACCCTGGCCGCCGGAGGGGGAAATCCTGCGTACAATGAAGTCTACGGCCAGAATCCCGACAATGAAAAAGAGAAGGTCGCGGCCGTCATCAATCTTTCCGTGAACGACGTGGACGACTGGCGCGTGAACTCGGTTTCCTTCACCGCCTCGGGGTCCGGCAACGAAAAAGACGATATAGCAACCGTCAATCTTTATCTGGGCGGAGCCGGGGGAAACCTGCTTTCATCCGGGACGTACAGCGCGGACGACGGCGTGATTGCCTTGGGCGTCAACCAGACCATCAATAAGGGCGAGAGCATCACCCTCACCCTGACCTATCTGTTCAACGAGGATAAAGCCTGCCCCTGCAATGACTATTCGACAAACATCAACGTGTCGCAGGTGAACGCCCTGCCCCTGGTTTACGCCAATTACAAAAAAGTTCCGCCCCTTCCCCAGGGGGTTGCCAGCGGCCCGCTTACCATCAAAACCGGGATCATGACCGAAATCGACGGCGACCAGCAATACGGAGAAAAAGAACAGCCTCTGCCCAAGGCGTATAAACTCCAGGTTTCGCGCCAGCACCCAGACTGCGTGGACAAAATCCATTGGGAGTTGATGCCGGAAGCCGCTAAATTTGGCGCCAAATTCTCCAATGGCGGAACTTCCATCGACACCCAGGTGGACGCCTCCGGCTTGACTGAAACCACCCTCACCCTGGGCGAAAAAGTGGGTATGAAAAACCCCTATGTCGCCAATGCATTCATATACAGCACGGGCGCCCAATGCTACGCTTCCAGTGCAGGAATGCCTTTTACCTCCTACGGCGCCGGCGTGGACGTGGCGCTCACTCCCGAGCATGACGGGGCCGCGGGCTCCAGCGTGGTCTCGACTTTTGTTTCCGACATTTCGGCGTCTAATAAGATGACCATTAAAATCGACATGGCGCCAACGGATTTCGCCGAGGTTCAGCAAGTCAAATACGACATTGGCAGCTCCCTGAAAAACGGAACCATGGTCACGCAAAACAAGGAGTATTATGCAACCTATGACATGAAGGACTTCAGCAAAACCGAGCCCTTTGTAGTCACCTTGGTCATGGAAAAGGACGGAAAGATCATCGAGCAGGAAGAAAATTATGAGCTAAAGGCCTTGAACCTCCCAAGCTGGTTCGGCTTTTTGGAAAGCATCAGCGAGCAAATCAACAAAGACTGGAATTCAAACGACGAGTATTACTTCGTCACGTTTGAATACCCGACCAATTTCGTCTGGGCGGACTATGTCCCGTCCAGTATGGGCTTTTTGGGCGGCCTGGACTTTGACTTGGGCGTGGAGTTCGTGGGCGAGGCCGACTATTTCATCACGGAAAAATCCCGATTCAGCGCAAAATGCAATTCCGAACCCAAACTGTTGGGCCAGAAGATCTCCTTAAAGGGCGAGTTGGTCGGCAATTTTGACGAGAAGTTCCTGTTTCAGCGCGGGACCGGCAAGATCGAAGCAACCACCACATTCGACCTGCCCTCCAAAGGCTTTTCCAAAACCTTTGTGGTTTACGCCGTGCCCATTACCGTGTCCGTGGACATCTCCGGAAACGTGGAAATTTACGTCAACGGCAACGCGGTCCTGAACAAGAAACTGCAGATTGAGCGGGCCGTGGTCACGCCGGGAACCACCATCACCGGAGACCTGACCCTGTCTCTGGCCGCGGTCCTGGGCCTTGCCAAGATTTCCGCCACAGGCTCTCCGTCCGTCAACATGGAAATCACAATAAATTACAAAAATGCGGGAGGAACCACAACGACCTGGGGCGCGGAAGTCAAAGTGCCCATCAAGATTTGCGGCTCCCTGTTCTGGGGCCTGGCCAGTTCGGAACTCTACTCCACGGAGCTTGGCCCCTGGTCCTTTAACAAAGGCCGCAAAGGCCTTTTGGATTACCCCCATCTCACCGTGGACGATATCAGCGTGCCCAGGCTCATGACCACCTCCAGCCTTTCCGCCAATTCCTCCGGCCGGCGGATCGCCGTCTGGATCGACGACGCTGAACCCGGCGAGGCCGAACCCAACCCGGACGTTTTTTTTCGGTACTTTGATGGAGCGAACTGGACTTCCCCAGCCGCCCTTATCGGCCTGGACAGCCCCAACAGCGAATGGGAAACCGATCCCCGGGTGGTCTTCATGGACGGGAATTACGCCCTGGCCGCCTGGACGACCAACGACGGCGATCCCAGCCTGGACAACCTGAACGATATCCTGGCCGCCCAGGATATTGACTACGCCGTATGGAACGGCGCCGCCTGGTCCGTCCCGGCGCGAGTCGTTGACGACGACAACGCGGACGGCTCCGTATCCCTGGCCTACGATCCCTCGAACGCCAAAGTCCTGGCTGCGTGGGTGCACGACGTGGACAATTCCAACAGCGTGACCACGCGTACGGACTGGATCATCCAGTACTCGGCCTACGACATCGCAGGCGACGTCTGGCCGGCCGCCTCAACCATTACGGGAACCGCTTCCGGGTCCGCCGACTTCTGCCCCGCCTTGGCGTCCAATTCGGACGGCCAGGGGCTCCTGGTCTGGTGCCGGGACGACGACGGCCTCTCTTACACGGAGCTGGATGAAATTACGGACGGCTCCAACGTGGACTATACCAACACGGACGCCAATGTGTATTGGGCCTACTGGAACGGGACGGGCTTTACGACAGGCCTTTCTTTGACGGCTCCCGACTCGGCTACGGAAACCGCCTGCGATGTGGCATGCGGGCCGGTTGATTTGGCTTATTCCAAGGATGCGGGGCCGGAAACCCATACCCTGGCCATAGCTGTTTGGACCTCCAGTACGGCGGACGCCAAAACCCTCTACTACTCCGTGTTTGACTTTGACGCCATGCAATGGGGCGAACCGGGCGTCATAACCCAAAACACGTCCTATATCGAAGATCCCAAGGTCGTGGTGGATTCCCTGGGCGCAGCCTCGGTCATCTGGCGGGCCGCCGACGACGTGGAAGGCGATCTTTATATGAGCAAAGCCGGCGACCTGACCAATCCTGTGTGGAGCGAACCGAAAAAAGTCACGGACGACCAAAACGTCCAGACCAGCCCCTCCCTGGCCGTGGGCGCCAACGACGAGGTCGTGGCTTCGTTCAACTCCTACGACATGGGCGCGGGCGACGCCGTGTCCGGCTCGGGATTCACCGGCTCCATGAACGTTGCCCCGGCAAACCCCGAAACAGCCTCCCTGGCCGGAAACTGGAGCGATGCGGGGCAGGATCTGGATGTGGACGGCCTGTACGAGGCTTTGATTGTGTCGCTTGACGCTGCCATCGCCCAGGCGGGCGACTACGAGGTCCGGGCGGACCTGTATTCTGATTACGGCAAGATCACGGATGCCTCCGTCCAATTCACCGCCGCCTCGGCCCTGACCGAAACCGTGCAACTGGCCTTTGACGGCGCCTACATAGGCGACCAGCAGGTGGACGGCCCCTATTATATGAGGAATTTCAGAATCCTGGACAACAACGCATCTTCCGTGCTGGCGGCTTCAGACTCGGCGCCCTACACCACTGCGGAGTACGCCTACACGGACTTCATCTCCGGCCCCCTGTCCCTGGATAAAGAGGAATACCTGGGAACCGCCGACTCCATGGGCGTCACACTGACCCGGATCGCCCTGAACACGGACCCGGGCGTCGCGGAAACAGCCCAGGTCAAGGTGCTCAGCAGCATGGAGCCGAATGGGATCACAGTGGAACTGACTGAAACCGGGGCCGACACGGGAATCTTTACGGGAACCGTCTCCTTCACCCTGGGGCAATCCATCTCCGATCCGCCCGCCATCTACGTGCTGGACCACAGCGTGGTGCAGGCCGTCTGGTATGATGAGTCCAATTATCCCTGGAAAGCAACCGGGGTGTGGACCGCGGACATCCTGCAAGGCGACCTGGACCTGAACGGAGTTTCGGGCATGGCCGACGCCATTACCATCCTGCAGGTTTTAAGCGGGCTGGATCCGGAATACGACATCAAGGGGTATACATCCGCGGAGCCCTGGCTGGGCGAAGAGGAAGCCCTCTCAACCATGGACGCCCTGTATATTCTCCAGACCGTCTCTCAGGAATAAAAAAAGGAGGGAAGCGCCTTTCAAGGCCTTCCCTCCTTGTAATCAGCATCCAATCGGACTCTCTCACCCCCGCTAACGGGGAGGCGTCTTCGCTGTTTTTGCTCGTTCCCATGCGTGGGAACGCATACCGAACTATCAGAATTTAATTTAGCTCGTTCCCATGCTTCGCGTGGGAATGCATATTGAACTATTAGAAATCACGTTGAATTTATATCCGTATATCTTGTTAAACCCCATGGCTTCTCACTATTTGAGCTTAGGCTTCCGTGTGTTGATGCGCGTGTATATATGCTTGGAAGTATACAGCGCCGCCAGGGGATTGTGCGCCAGCACCCGGTCCTTGACCGCCAGCACGGTCACCGGCGCCTTGGAATGCTTGATGAACAAGGTGTCGTCCCCCACGCACAAGCCGAGAAGAATGCTCAGGTCCACCCCTTCATGATCCAGGATCTCCGCTTGTCCGATGGGGTTGCATAAAGGCTGGCGATGGCCGGGGAAAATTTTATCCTCTTCCGGCAAATCCACCTCGTCCGAACTCAGCGCCCCGCACATGCAGCAGACCGTGGCGATTTCAAATCCTTCATTCAGCAGGTAATTGGCGAATTTTTCGGCCTCCTCGGATAATCCCACGCAAAAGGCCACGCCCAGCTTTTTGTATCCCTGAAGCCGGGCGAAGAGCACGGTTTCCTCCACCCTTGTCAGTTTGCCGTAATCCTTCCAGGTTTTGGCTACGTTTTGCGAGGTCGCCTTGTTGTCCTCCTTGGCCAATTTTTCTTTGGAACGGGCGATTTGCTCCTCCCTGTGAATGGACGGACAAAAATCCGGCGCCTGGCTGAGATCCCCCAAGAAACACCTTTTCCGTCCGCAATAACTGCAAAGAACCCCTTTGTCTGACATTGCCGCCTCCATAATTTGAATTGAAGATGCTGACACATTGAAGCAGGAAATTGAATTGACTCGGTTGATGAATGCATAAAAGGCAATGATCTGTAGATCCGGCGATTCCCTCAAAATTCGCCGAAAGGCTTTGGCTTCCTCTCCGCCAATTACCAAATCCATAATACCCGAAAACCGGAAAAAAGTACAGTTCCAACGCCCGCAATGTTATTGCGCAGCCCTCCCCAAAAGTAGTCGCGAGGTTTCCTCGCCAAAGGTAGTCGCGAGGTTTCCTCGCCAAAGGTAGTCGCGAGGTTTCCTCGCCAAAGGTAGTCGCGAGGTTTCCTCGCCAAAGGTAGTAGCGAGGTCTCCTCGCAAAAGTAGTTGCGCGGTCCCCGCGCCCAATTTCCGACCTATCCTCCCATCACCCACACGTAGTCTCTCGGTCCCCGCGCCCAAATCGCCTGAGTGGTTTTGATCTATTGGTAGTAGTTGCGGGGCCTCCCCAATCAACATAGGTCTTGATTTTACAAAATTAGTAAGATAATCTTACTAATATGAAAACGAAAGACGCAACATACAACTCCCCAATCGACGCGGCGGCCCAGTTGCACAGAAGCGCCCTGCATTTTATGCGAGCGCTCAGGAGCGCCCGGACGGAAAAAAGCCTCACTTCAGCCAAACTCGCGGTCCTGGGGCGATTGCACAGAGCGGGAGCGGCCACGGCTTCGGACCTGTCCTCCTACCTGAGGGTCATGCCCCAATCCTTAACCAGGCTTATAGCCGAGTTGGAAAAGGAGGGGTTGATTTCACGCAAGAGGAGCCGGGAGGACCGCCGCCGGATAGTTCTGGATATTACCCGGGAAGGCGCCTCCCTTCTGACAGACAAGATAGGAGGTCAAAGAGCGCTGTTGGCTCGCGTTATTGATCAGGAGTTGTCCGTGGAAGAGCAGGAACTTCTTGGCCGCGCTGTGGAGATGATGGATAAAATGGCGAAGGCGTTGGAAGCGCTTCAAGAGTCCGGAGAACCGCAAATGGGGCGTGAAGCCGAGGAGGCGGCGCCATGAAGAAAAGTTTTCTTGCCGGGTTCAATTTTAACTGCGGGGCTTCCATTGTCAGGCTGGCCGAGGCTATGACAGCCATGTTGGGGCTTGGGGCCCCTGCTGCGATAGGATACATGGCAGGAAGGCCGGAGTTGGGAATTATAGCTTCTCTTGGAGGTTTGGCTCTTAGTGGAGAAGGAAAAGGCGAGTCGTTCAAGGAGCGGGTTTTCAGCCTGTCTTACGCTGTAATTACAGGCTGCCTGGCAATATTTGCCGGTTCCCGGTTAGAGGCTCTTGGTTGGAGCTTGTGGGGCCTTCCGATTTTAGCGACGGTGGCGGCGCTTGTGGGCAGCCTAAGCAGGCTCATGGCAAGGGCGACCACTCAATTCATCTTGTTCGCCATTATTGCAGCGAATATAGGCGGGCCGGACGCCCATGCAACGGGAGCGGCGGCGTTGTTTTTTCTATGGGCGTCGTGGACCGCGCTTCTGTCTTTGTCCATTCGTCCTCTGATGTTAAAAATATTTCGGGTTCAGCCTCCCGCCGCGGCTCCAACGCAATCCTACACACGGCGGCAGTATTTCCGCCGCTGGCGCTGGTCTCTGACCCGGCTTGCGGGCTGGCAGTATACAATCAGGCTTTCATCATGCCTGATCGCCGCCCATCTGGTTCAATGGCGTTGGCCCGACTATCATACGTATTGGGTGGCTCTCACCGTGGTAATTGTTGTGCATCGCAATCTTCAAGAGGCGCTTTCAAGGACGATTCATCGGGCCGCCGGAACCGCTTTGGGGATGGTTTTTATGAGTCTGCT contains the following coding sequences:
- a CDS encoding DUF1847 domain-containing protein, which encodes MSDKGVLCSYCGRKRCFLGDLSQAPDFCPSIHREEQIARSKEKLAKEDNKATSQNVAKTWKDYGKLTRVEETVLFARLQGYKKLGVAFCVGLSEEAEKFANYLLNEGFEIATVCCMCGALSSDEVDLPEEDKIFPGHRQPLCNPIGQAEILDHEGVDLSILLGLCVGDDTLFIKHSKAPVTVLAVKDRVLAHNPLAALYTSKHIYTRINTRKPKLK
- a CDS encoding LVIVD repeat-containing protein, giving the protein MPRPGLRPYSMMKIAVAITFILCLFSASVHAESWSIEPAGSIGGWRGAIAQSGDYAYFAEGQALRTADLTGDAPEIVASLSLSGEPAAVLASGNYVYVAGVNQFVVVDVSDPLSPEEAGSCQVLSEGLGRGGVSMDGDRIYLAFDTSGADFTLQVVDISTPGAPSVITSTTLIPADRILVSNNLLYAACEDTNFRIYNVSDLDNIRELGAYSPVCPGYTMAKKGSFIYISCGYESQNGVQIIDVSDTSAPYKETEYTYTDMRAYGVDFYGEMTYIAGNDAGLVVVNLTDPTDPVFQGQFDEGYGISNLIVDYPYAYLISTKDQALTKVAIDDLSDITANGSGFSPSYANVLVLDGTTLFMGAGQALWAYDMTDPNSPVLIGRWTDYAGIQKMAVENGRLYGLISNDLYVLDVSDPASGVSLLGTYDPGTYPTKMAVYNGVVYLVETDGDMLVINASAAPTFSVVQDATLYGSVQDLYVDEDLLLLAGAPSSSGQTAVYEIDESGALIPDAVIPADYGNVRCAVKNGCVAVASHTGYAGSGTANGSLGLYHIVLGSGTEMDKIAIPGMQFDDLYVSPLEGDDLLVLASGYWDENGRKSSGNTTNGTHTFTYASETQTITKGDVCKSPYPTGMTVVSTPSGGSMLATCDMSYGNYTQTVKVGDGLCCLTTKILPVEAQQDGCSVTPPSWGRGECGTEVTLTADEVSPWNFKEWTGAAAGSNREVDVTVSGDCSEAVAHFVMPVLTLAAGGGNPAYNEVYGQNPDNEKEKVAAVINLSVNDVDDWRVNSVSFTASGSGNEKDDIATVNLYLGGAGGNLLSSGTYSADDGVIALGVNQTINKGESITLTLTYLFNEDKACPCNDYSTNINVSQVNALPLVYANYKKVPPLPQGVASGPLTIKTGIMTEIDGDQQYGEKEQPLPKAYKLQVSRQHPDCVDKIHWELMPEAAKFGAKFSNGGTSIDTQVDASGLTETTLTLGEKVGMKNPYVANAFIYSTGAQCYASSAGMPFTSYGAGVDVALTPEHDGAAGSSVVSTFVSDISASNKMTIKIDMAPTDFAEVQQVKYDIGSSLKNGTMVTQNKEYYATYDMKDFSKTEPFVVTLVMEKDGKIIEQEENYELKALNLPSWFGFLESISEQINKDWNSNDEYYFVTFEYPTNFVWADYVPSSMGFLGGLDFDLGVEFVGEADYFITEKSRFSAKCNSEPKLLGQKISLKGELVGNFDEKFLFQRGTGKIEATTTFDLPSKGFSKTFVVYAVPITVSVDISGNVEIYVNGNAVLNKKLQIERAVVTPGTTITGDLTLSLAAVLGLAKISATGSPSVNMEITINYKNAGGTTTTWGAEVKVPIKICGSLFWGLASSELYSTELGPWSFNKGRKGLLDYPHLTVDDISVPRLMTTSSLSANSSGRRIAVWIDDAEPGEAEPNPDVFFRYFDGANWTSPAALIGLDSPNSEWETDPRVVFMDGNYALAAWTTNDGDPSLDNLNDILAAQDIDYAVWNGAAWSVPARVVDDDNADGSVSLAYDPSNAKVLAAWVHDVDNSNSVTTRTDWIIQYSAYDIAGDVWPAASTITGTASGSADFCPALASNSDGQGLLVWCRDDDGLSYTELDEITDGSNVDYTNTDANVYWAYWNGTGFTTGLSLTAPDSATETACDVACGPVDLAYSKDAGPETHTLAIAVWTSSTADAKTLYYSVFDFDAMQWGEPGVITQNTSYIEDPKVVVDSLGAASVIWRAADDVEGDLYMSKAGDLTNPVWSEPKKVTDDQNVQTSPSLAVGANDEVVASFNSYDMGAGDAVSGSGFTGSMNVAPANPETASLAGNWSDAGQDLDVDGLYEALIVSLDAAIAQAGDYEVRADLYSDYGKITDASVQFTAASALTETVQLAFDGAYIGDQQVDGPYYMRNFRILDNNASSVLAASDSAPYTTAEYAYTDFISGPLSLDKEEYLGTADSMGVTLTRIALNTDPGVAETAQVKVLSSMEPNGITVELTETGADTGIFTGTVSFTLGQSISDPPAIYVLDHSVVQAVWYDESNYPWKATGVWTADILQGDLDLNGVSGMADAITILQVLSGLDPEYDIKGYTSAEPWLGEEEALSTMDALYILQTVSQE
- a CDS encoding MarR family winged helix-turn-helix transcriptional regulator — encoded protein: MKTKDATYNSPIDAAAQLHRSALHFMRALRSARTEKSLTSAKLAVLGRLHRAGAATASDLSSYLRVMPQSLTRLIAELEKEGLISRKRSREDRRRIVLDITREGASLLTDKIGGQRALLARVIDQELSVEEQELLGRAVEMMDKMAKALEALQESGEPQMGREAEEAAP
- a CDS encoding FUSC family protein; its protein translation is MKKSFLAGFNFNCGASIVRLAEAMTAMLGLGAPAAIGYMAGRPELGIIASLGGLALSGEGKGESFKERVFSLSYAVITGCLAIFAGSRLEALGWSLWGLPILATVAALVGSLSRLMARATTQFILFAIIAANIGGPDAHATGAAALFFLWASWTALLSLSIRPLMLKIFRVQPPAAAPTQSYTRRQYFRRWRWSLTRLAGWQYTIRLSSCLIAAHLVQWRWPDYHTYWVALTVVIVVHRNLQEALSRTIHRAAGTALGMVFMSLLMFVGLPVWGVVAMIGLLAAMRPVLLETNYFIYAAVQTPLVLLLLDFGQDPSWELALTRLLATLAGCLIALTLGYLGWSRFTPLSPVSTPAAAPVTDSAPPTIAQLANEE